A portion of the Agrobacterium tumefaciens genome contains these proteins:
- a CDS encoding type I secretion system permease/ATPase, which translates to MGFQNHQQTPPQSLTAAVVSPLKSTFFGVALISGVVNILALTSPLFMLQVYDRVLASGSLPTLVGIAILALGLYGFQCLLDIIRARVLIRIGEDFDMRYSGKVHDAVVRLPLVNRMPGDGLQPLRDLDNVRGFLSGTGPTAFFDLPWMPLYLGICFLFHFWIGVTALAGAVLLISLTILTNMFSQKPIRDTMVENMARNRQLEASRRNAEVVQAMGLGGRLGKRWQISNEAYLAANRKAGDVAGGLGNIAKSLRIVLQSAILAVGAWLVIQQEASGGVMIASSIMMGRALAPVDLAISNWKSFVAARQSWARLRELFAQMPVTATAMALPKPERELRVENVTIIPPGERKPTVAGLGFVMTAGNALGVIGPSGSGKSTLSRILTGAWTPAAGKVRLDGASFDQWDREALGRHIGYLPQGVELFDGTIGENISRFEDNPDPDAIIAAAKAAGAHELILRFEKGYESDIGEAGSALSAGQRQRIGLARALYGDPFIVVLDEPNANLDAEGEAAVVRAIASVKARNGIAIVVAHRPSAIGAVDFILMMEEGRMKAFGPRDEVLSKVLRTPNAQAAKGFTASAHTVSPLRVVANTQPKTVAVEESGEENRQEGDTDVKN; encoded by the coding sequence GTGGGCTTTCAAAACCACCAGCAGACACCGCCGCAGTCCCTCACTGCGGCGGTTGTTTCGCCCCTTAAAAGCACGTTTTTCGGTGTGGCGCTCATCAGCGGTGTGGTCAACATCCTGGCGCTGACGTCGCCCCTGTTCATGCTTCAGGTTTACGACCGGGTGCTGGCCAGCGGCAGTCTGCCGACACTGGTCGGGATCGCCATTCTTGCGCTCGGCCTCTATGGCTTCCAGTGCCTGCTCGACATCATCCGCGCCCGGGTCCTGATCCGTATCGGCGAGGACTTCGACATGCGCTATTCCGGCAAGGTGCATGATGCGGTGGTGCGCCTGCCGCTCGTCAACCGTATGCCGGGGGACGGCCTACAGCCGCTGCGCGATCTCGACAACGTGCGCGGTTTTCTGTCCGGCACGGGGCCCACCGCCTTTTTCGATCTGCCTTGGATGCCGCTCTACCTTGGCATATGTTTTCTGTTTCATTTCTGGATCGGCGTGACGGCTCTTGCCGGTGCCGTTCTGCTTATATCCCTGACCATCTTGACCAATATGTTCTCTCAGAAGCCGATCCGCGACACCATGGTCGAAAACATGGCGCGCAACCGGCAGCTGGAAGCCTCGCGCCGCAACGCCGAAGTCGTGCAGGCCATGGGGCTCGGCGGCCGGCTTGGCAAACGCTGGCAAATCTCCAACGAGGCTTATCTCGCCGCCAACCGCAAGGCGGGCGACGTGGCCGGCGGCCTCGGCAATATCGCAAAATCCCTGCGGATCGTGCTGCAATCGGCCATTTTGGCGGTCGGCGCATGGCTGGTCATTCAGCAGGAGGCCTCAGGCGGCGTGATGATCGCCAGTTCGATCATGATGGGTCGGGCTTTGGCGCCCGTCGATCTTGCCATATCCAACTGGAAGTCCTTCGTTGCCGCCCGCCAGAGCTGGGCGCGGCTGAGGGAGCTTTTTGCGCAGATGCCGGTAACGGCGACCGCAATGGCACTGCCGAAGCCTGAGAGAGAATTGAGAGTCGAAAACGTCACCATCATTCCGCCGGGAGAGAGAAAACCGACCGTCGCGGGCCTTGGTTTCGTCATGACCGCCGGGAATGCGCTCGGTGTCATCGGCCCGTCCGGCTCGGGAAAATCCACCCTTTCGCGCATTCTCACCGGAGCCTGGACGCCCGCCGCCGGCAAGGTGCGGCTTGATGGTGCGAGCTTCGATCAATGGGATCGCGAAGCCCTTGGCCGCCATATCGGTTATCTGCCGCAGGGCGTGGAGCTTTTCGACGGCACGATCGGCGAAAACATTTCCCGTTTCGAGGACAATCCCGACCCCGACGCAATCATTGCCGCTGCGAAAGCCGCCGGTGCGCACGAACTGATCCTGCGCTTCGAAAAGGGGTATGAAAGCGATATAGGTGAGGCCGGTTCCGCGCTTTCGGCAGGACAACGCCAGCGTATCGGTCTCGCGCGTGCGCTTTATGGCGATCCCTTCATCGTCGTGCTGGACGAGCCGAATGCCAATCTCGATGCAGAGGGCGAGGCCGCCGTCGTCAGGGCGATCGCGTCGGTCAAGGCGCGCAACGGTATCGCCATCGTCGTCGCGCATCGGCCCAGCGCGATCGGTGCCGTCGATTTCATTCTGATGATGGAGGAGGGGCGGATGAAGGCCTTCGGTCCGCGCGACGAGGTTCTCTCGAAAGTGCTGCGCACTCCGAATGCTCAAGCGGCGAAAGGTTTCACCGCATCCGCGCACACGGTTTCACCATTGCGTGTCGTCGCGAATACCCAACCTAAGACGGTGGCGGTGGAAGAGAGCGGCGAGGAGAACAGGCAGGAAGGAGACACGGATGTCAAAAATTGA
- a CDS encoding calcium-binding protein — translation MATTIQLTQSSSDLIGYLNGWTSGFGSTYGAFYDAQTSSLATTTIDPNTTYEAWGDGSNGGKGIVMSGALQYSQGNLTGSVDSIVLGAGYSQSTSGIAVSQQELLIDPDSSYSLAGARDLLDLAVYQLARFGSLAGFYDYFAATGTVIEDTASSNTLTGFAGADTFVFSGGNDIVTAGPTGTYGYQDGTDKLDVSGWGSTSVADLFWYNLNGNAVVESDSSASVSITLVGVDASVLDASDFIFASASALAA, via the coding sequence ATGGCTACCACAATTCAACTGACGCAGTCCTCCTCCGACCTGATCGGTTACCTCAACGGTTGGACGAGCGGTTTCGGTTCGACCTATGGTGCGTTCTACGACGCTCAGACCAGCTCTCTCGCCACGACCACCATCGATCCAAACACCACCTATGAGGCTTGGGGCGATGGCAGCAACGGCGGCAAGGGCATCGTCATGAGCGGCGCTCTGCAATACTCCCAGGGCAACCTGACGGGTTCGGTCGACAGTATCGTTCTGGGTGCCGGCTACAGCCAGTCCACCAGCGGCATCGCCGTCAGCCAGCAGGAACTGTTGATCGATCCTGATAGCTCCTATTCGCTTGCGGGTGCGCGCGATCTGCTTGACCTCGCCGTTTACCAGCTTGCGCGCTTCGGCTCGCTGGCCGGTTTCTATGACTACTTCGCTGCCACTGGCACTGTGATCGAGGATACTGCCTCCTCGAACACGCTGACCGGTTTTGCCGGCGCTGATACTTTTGTCTTCTCGGGCGGTAACGATATCGTAACCGCAGGACCAACCGGCACCTATGGTTATCAGGATGGTACTGATAAGCTTGACGTATCTGGTTGGGGTTCGACCTCGGTCGCTGACCTGTTCTGGTATAACCTCAACGGTAATGCGGTGGTAGAATCTGACTCCAGCGCGTCAGTTTCGATCACACTCGTCGGTGTCGATGCAAGCGTACTCGACGCATCGGACTTCATTTTCGCCAGCGCATCGGCGCTTGCCGCTTAA